Proteins encoded by one window of Mercenaria mercenaria strain notata chromosome 4, MADL_Memer_1, whole genome shotgun sequence:
- the LOC128556679 gene encoding nuclear apoptosis-inducing factor 1-like, whose protein sequence is MHGTRGAFSPEERDVLVSQCQQSEVATGKFSSTLTAAGKARFWTNVTESVNSVSKCTRSIEQVKKKWVDLKSQTKKKRILHMQEVRKTGGGPAPVLDLETWESQVLKSIPLCSVEGIKNGADTFLGKSF, encoded by the exons atgcacggaaccagggGGGCTTTCTCTCCTGAAGAGAGGGACGTACTAGTTTCGCAATGTCAGCAGTCAGAGGTGGCGACGGGAAAATTCTCGTCCACCCTGACTGCTGCGGGAAAAGCCCGCTTTTGGACAAACGTTACAGAAAG CGTGAACAGTGTGAGTAAGTGCACGCGGAGTATTGAACAAGTCAAGAAGAAGTGGGTGGACCTTAAA tcgCAAACAAAGAAGAAGAGAATTCTACATATGCAGGAGGTTAGGAAGACTGGGGGTGGCCCAGCCCCTGTTCTTGACCTGGAGACTTGGGAAAGTCAG GTTCTGAAGTCAATACCCTTGTGTAGTGTCGAAGGTATAAAGAACGGGGCGGACACTTTTCTAGGTAAAAGTTTTTAA